The DNA region taaataaaaaagaacGAACAGAGGTAACCAGTTACTACCCTGCAGGTAACCGGTTACTCAAGCCAAAAATGCAAAAAACAGTAACTGATACAACAAGTATGGTAAGGAATTTTCATAAATTATCACTTAGACATGTTTAAGCACATATTAAGGCAACTTTTAGTCAAAAACACATATCATGAAAAATAATATACATTGTAGAAAAATCGAAAAACATCATACTTTCTACATAGAATGCATAAAAAGTGAAACTTACCGAACTCGAAAAATTATATAAATTACATACCTTTCATCCTTGATGATGTACCATAAATTACCACCTCCTCTTTTGCAAGTGGCTTAGTTGTGGACACCACATTCTTGTAAATGAAAGTTGACTTAGTTTGCTTTCCTTTTTGAGAAGCACCACATAACCCATCTTTGATGAACTTGATCTTCGGCAATCCAATGATTAAGTCATGCTTGATCAATTTATTCAAGTGCTCCATATGAATATGAGCAAACCTCTTGTGCCATAACCATGATTCATTGTTGTTTGCCAAGAGACACCTAACATTCAAAGACAAGTTATCTAAAGAGATTTGAAATATATTAATAACTCTTTTACCTTTTAGCATAACTTCATGAGTAACTTCATTTTCAATCAAACATTCATCTTTAGTGAAGTTGACTTTGAAACCTCGGTCACACAATTGGCTAATGCTAAGGAGACCATGCTTTAGACCTTCTACAAATAGGACATATTCTATAGTTGTTGAAGGCGGTGAACCAATGATTCCTACGCCAAGGATTGTTCCTTtgttgttgtcaccataagtaACATATCCTTTGGCCTTAAGCGTtagatgtgaaaatttgtttAAATCACCCGTCATGTGCCTTGAACAcccactatcaagataccatttATTTGAGGAggtcttcaagcatacctacaaaacagaGTTAAGTTTTATTAGGTACCCAAACTGCTTTGGGTCCTTCAAAGTTAGTTCCTTTCTTAACCCATACATAATGGCCTTGAGcaacactaaagtttctaacataaCATGCATTAGGAGTATGACCTTTAATACCACAATAGAAACATGTAGGCTCAAAGTTGCTTTTATATCTAGGGGGATAAGATTTCCTTTTATAATAAGATTTTTTCCTTTTCCTATTATTATATTGATGAACCACTTTAGGCTTGTTACTTTTATCTAAAGGAATTTGTTCTTTAGCTTTTACAAAAATGGTCTGGTTAGAAGTTTGTTTAGCAAAATTTGAATAACCTAAATCACTTTTATCATTTGAGTATCTTTGACTACTAAGAACATGTTCCAATCCgatttgacctttttcatatctttcaataACTCTCTTCAATTGAACTATTTGAAAAGCAAGTGAATCACATTTAGTGCATGCAAAATTCTTGATTAATTCTTCCTTTTCATCtttgagactatttttcattttctcaatattttcttccaaagtTGATATTTGATTCTTTTGAGATGAAATGGTTTTGTATAGAATTTTGCATTCACTTAAAAGTTCATCAATTTCTCCTTCAGCATCATTATCAAAAATTGAAAAGTTACTACTAACCTCATCGCCTTCATCGTCGGAATGATGTGATGCCATAAATGCTAGATTTGCGCTTTGATCACTATCGGAATCCGATGAAGAACTTATTTCATTGTCATCCCAAGCAATGTAGGGCTTCTTATTGTAATCCTTCTTTCCTTTATTGTCACGATTCTTTGCGAGTTTGGGACATTCCGGTTTGATGTGGCCTTGTTTTCCATATTCATAGCATGTAATGTCTTCATTGGATGTTGATGCTTCTCTTTCTTTGTTCTTTGAGAACTTCTTTCTTCTTGTGTAACTAGAGTTTCCAATATTATTTTCTGCACCAAAATATTTTCCTAGTCTTTttacaagaagcataaagttTTCGTCCTCTTCGTGATTGTCTTCTTTCTTCACAACTTTGGAATCAACTTTTAAGGCAATGCTCTTGGATTTCTTCTCTTGGACCTCATGTTTCTCTAATAGTCCAAGTTCCGTCTCATATTCTTGAAGCTTTCCGAATAAAGTAGCGGATGTCATTGTTGATAAACTTTTCTTTTCGGAAATCGCCGTCACTTTGGGTTGCCATTCTCTTGTTAAAGACCTAAGCACTTTAAGATTAAGTTCATCATTAGTTAATGTCTTACCAAGTGCTTTCAAGTGATTTGTCAAATGCACAAATCTTTTTTGCAAGTCGAGGATTGATTTTCCCGGTTGCATTCGGAATAACTCGTACTCTTGACTTAACGTGTTCAATCTAGATCTCTTGACTTCGGCCGTTCCTTCGTGAGTTTCTACAAGAGTATCCCATATTTCCTTTGTCGTTGTACATGTTGAGACGCATAAGAATTCATCGATTCCAAGTGCACTTTGTAAAATATTAATCACCTTTTTATCATAGAGAACCCTTTTCTTATCATCATCATCCCATGATCCTTGTGGCTTTGTTGAACTACCACCGTTGACAACCGTTGTAGGAATAAAATGACCATTTTGAACCGCCTCCCATATGTCACTtccttgtgcttctaaatgtGCCTTCATACGGATTTTCCGAAAGTCAAAAGATTGACCCGAAAACAAAGGAGGCTTGTTACTACTACCACCATCTTTAAGTACACGTTCATTGTTTGCGGAAGCCATCTGAATCGTTAGGAACAAGTcacctataacttgctctgataccaattgtaagttgtaaatgcgcctaagaggggggtgaattaggtggtaaaaaatttcttcgatcttgtttccggttcttggttattttttgtttaagtgctgaaaaataaattgcggaaagtaaaaggacactggaaattatagtggttcccttcacactccgaaggtactacactcccctttcgactcgaaagagatttcactatagttagaattattgtacagcctactcacaccaatggtgatgcttactatctaacctataggtaatcaagtgtatgaagaacaatcctcttcaacacttcacttgtttccaacaatcctggacaacaaggtatgatacaaaaatctgaacttaattaaaacgttgatgatgaatcttgaatatattaatcacttggattaatcttcccctttggatatcaatcactcaatgtagtatacaagtgttcaaaccAAATGATATGTATTCTTAGCAAGGTATATGAAGGTTTAATGCAAAGAATACTTTTTTAAGAAAGTTTATGAACACTTGATAAAAATCTGAGTTTTTATAAGAATGATAATTGAAAGTGTTTTCAAGAAAGGAGGTGGTAATAAAAAAATGAGTGatgatgtttatatattgctACAAACACCTTTTTGAAAGAGTCTGATGAATGAAAGGATGCCATGATTCAAAGGAATGCAAAGAAAACATTTGAATGAAGAAATGCACCAATTTGCCAAAATTCgtcagtggtaaccggttactgctcggtgggtaaccgATTACTTGCTTCCAACGtcaaaaaaatatttgaaaaaaaatagtTGTAACCGGTTACTGCATGGTGGGAAACCGGTTATTGAAGCCCAATTTTGAAAAATAGAATTTGGCAGAATgtgaaaaatgaaatgcaatacatcCTAATTTTCTATATGAACTAAGATATCATGGAATAAAtatttgaacacttgtatatcaTATTAGTGAAATTTTTAGATATACCAATGATGATACTTGATCCTTTGAAATGATATACTTCACTTGAATCTTTACTCCACTTCAATTCACTCCAAGTCTTTGACAGCTTTTTGATCTTTTCACATGAGAATTGTTGAGAGATGTTAtaatcatcaaaatcatcaagaagCCATGACTTCACAAAATGGTTATTTGGATTCAAAACTTCCCAAAATAAACCTATGAAAGGAACgatgtgcaagtccctcaatctTTGTCCACatgaaaggaaccatgcgcaagtccctcaattggactttttggaaaggtgacatcaaggggaacaactttgatgttgaacacttttccatttggagcttttatcatgattaattttgaggtggaattttgagaaatcaaacataattgaaaattttcgaagtaccaagtcaaatgaccacttcttccaccttgaataacttttgctatgagcttcaaattgaaatggttccttcaccaaagttgtatatatttcatccctctttaatttggtcacaaatttgacattatttggatttgtcattagggagttatgcattttagaagttgaggaaaattgcttgttcaatggtaatggctcaaaatgacctataatgtttcctcttggcacatgcccttgcaagttgaattgGAGATTTCTCAAAGAATAAACGTTGTATAGGacatatttaattttatcatgaaacttggatggccttcatctcataaacattgagcaaaTTATGGTTCTTGGAggttgacctcctaactagggtactggcaaaatgacctataatgtttcaccataaaaaatgactttcaaagcaAAAATAAATCTTGATGTCAATATTAAAGTTGTTcggaatgtcataaggagtaacgtttcgcttggaattattttcatatgacaaatattataggagatagggtctagggaaccccagttttgaccagttgactttctctggtcaacctctcTGAACTAACatgcaaacttgaagttctattgATCTTTAGAGATCATGGAGAATCATAAAGGCATAAgatgatgtatgatgaagtatcctttgatatatttgaccaatgTTTGATGAAATTTGTTAGGGAAGCCAtataagatacctagatgaattagggcttccaagacaaacaagcttcaaactcttgatgaattcttgatcaaaatggtaaatgaagaacatggggatccataaATGATGTTTAGAACCATTTTGAACCATTCCTTGAATAGTCTCTTGTCATCAGGGTCTCAAACCCTggttgtgagcttgatagggcacaggtggatgcacacactatctacaaaagaaataaggatatacatggacatatttttggtattttggttatttaaacaaataaaaataaagtagGATACtatcaaatgtgcttggtgatctctcccaatgaaaacccaaaGAATAAAaggtgaggaggatgccaaggtgtgatcccaaagccaatgtaaatgatgagatatcatgagggatcttagggccaaaattggggttTTTCACTTAGCACTTGTTCTTTGCCTTGAGAGGTGGAAAACCTTGGAAATTCAGTTCTCTTTGCCTTGAGAGGTGGTAAACCTTGTAAGTTCAATTCCTTTCCTTAAGAGATGGTAAACCTTGGCACTTTTTCTTTGCCTTGTGAGGTGGTAAACCTTGGAAATACACTTGTTATTTGCATTCTGAGATGGTAAACCTTGGCAATTCACTTGTTCTTTGCTTTGTAAGGTGGTAAACCTTGGAAATTCAGTTCTCTTTACCTTGCCTAGAAGGTTTCGAACCTTGGCACTCCTTTTTCAAACTTGAAGGGTTGTCTACCCTGGAAATCAATATATTTTCCTTTGTTTCAGTCGTAGTGGGTTGAACTataattgctctgattttctcattgcacgatgagaatacataggcatgagggTTAGAATCATCCACAATCATACTTATTTATTTTTatccattcatctccatgatacattCATATACTACCatcattcactccatgtgatataccctatctttgagccaaatacactctctctttgagctccatcttgtaACTCTTTATGAACCAAGAGTTTTTTGTACTGTAAAACTAAACACTTAATTCTATTTgttttcggttattccaatacagtgataccatgtCGTAGGCCtctcacttgttggttcatactAGTTTTGCTCTTGGGTTTATATTTCACCCCTTGTTTGAGTTCAAATCAAATTATTCTTCGGCTcagaccatacctttatcacaaCTTCTTTCACCTCCCATCATTAGTTCTATACCTTTATCACAACTTCTTCGGCTcagaccatacctttatcacaaCTTCTTCGGCTcagaccatacctttatcacaaccttctgaagactagaacctacctgtgagggggatatgggtttttctgtaggaaaccatagactctacATACCTTATTCTCATGGACGTCGGACCTTTGATCCTGTGTTGGGCAGTATACACAGATTTTCCGGATTATTTTGTGGTGTTAACATACATTATTGCATATCATTATTGCATTGTTGTATATATGCCAGAGTTTTGACCCAGAGTTATTATGCCATCAATGCTTTAAATCTATGGGTGTTGCATAATTATTTTCATTCCATCCCCAACatatgcattcattcattcaCATCTCATGGCTATCAACCACAAAAAGCTCACGTTGTCCTTTTCTCAGCCAGAAATATGACGACTCTTCGACACCGGTACTTCACAAGAGCTAACTAATCGAGAATCGTGGCAGACCTGGAACAAGAGAATGCTACTTATATGGAAAACATGGCTCAGTTCCTAGGCAAAATGGACACCTTTCAAGGTAACATGGGCACCATAATGGAGTACCTTCAAGCTCAGAAGGATGCTACCTCTACTTCTGACAATCTTGTTACTGTTGCGGTTACTGATGCCATTATTGTCACCTCTTCTATTGATGTTGTTATGGACACTGTAATTCAACCAGTGGAGAGCCTGCTAATTTGTAAGCTAAGTCCTAGTAGGCCTGTTGTTGCCTATCCGTGGGGGTTGCCTCCAAACTTTACTCCCTAATTTGCCAATGTGGATGCTTTTGTGCCATATCAGCCGTTTGATGTACATCCTGCCAATAAGAATTTTGTCGCCCATCCTTGGGGCATGACCACTCACTCTCCTCAGATGGTTAGTGCTGACAACCGTGAGATGAATCCAGAACAAGCTCTTCAAACGTCTGCACCAATTATTGTTGAAACTCCTAATGACAACGAAGATGAGTACAGATGCCCCAACCTTCACTTCCGCCTTCCTCCTCGAGCCACTCAACCTACTATTTAGATTTTGAGTTAAGGTGTTCATATACCTCCTCCTTCTCCTAGGGTATCTTCTTCTATTGCACCTCCATTTGTGTGTTCGGGGCACCCTACGCTCCATATGAGAGTCAGTATGGTCAGACTGTTTGTCAAAGGGTTAATCCATGATTGATGTATCCTTAAGGGTATTCCCAGTTTGCTTCTCCTCTAGTCATTGCCCAGGCAGCTCCTCAGGGTGTTCAACTTCCCAATCATCTAGTTAATCCTCAGACTGCTAATCAGATTGCTTTTGGTTCAGATCAGAATAGATAAGAAGACTACCAATTACTAGATCAAAGGATCAGAGCCATTGAAGGTTTCTCTGCTCATTATAGATGCTAAGGAATTGTGCCTAGTTCCTAATGTGGTGTTTCCTCCTAAGTTCAAAGCACCAAACCTGGAAAAATACAAGGGTTTAGGTTGTCCAAGAAGTCATGTAATTATGTACTCTAGGAAGATGGAATCCTACATTGATAATGATGAGCTCCTCATCCATTACTTCCAAGACAGCttatctggggcatccttggattgGTATATGAGCTTGGAGCACCGTAAAATTAGATCTTGGAAGGACTTGTATGAAGCCATTCTCAAACAATACAAGTATAACCTAGACATGTCTCCCATCATGTTACATCTTCAAAATCAAGCCTGCAAGCGCAAtgaaacattcaaagaatacgctaAAAGGTGGCGTGAG from Lathyrus oleraceus cultivar Zhongwan6 chromosome 1, CAAS_Psat_ZW6_1.0, whole genome shotgun sequence includes:
- the LOC127102560 gene encoding uncharacterized protein LOC127102560; this encodes MASANNERVLKDGGSSNKPPLFSGQSFDFRKIRMKAHLEAQGSDIWEAVQNGHFIPTTVVNGGSSTKPQGSWDDDDKKRVLYDKKVINILQSALGIDEFLCVSTCTTTKEIWDTLVETHEGTAEVKRSRLNTLSQEYELFRMQPGKSILDLQKRFVHLTNHLKALGKTLTNDELNLKVLRSLTREWQPKVTAISEKKSLSTMTSATLFGKLQEYETELGLLEKHEVQEKKSKSIALKVDSKVVKKEDNHEEDENFMLLVKRLGKYFGAENNIGNSSYTRRKKFSKNKEREASTSNEDITCYEYGKQGHIKPECPKLAKNRDNKGKKDYNKKPYIAWDDNEISSSSDSDSDQSANLAFMASHHSDDEGDEVSSNFSIFDNDAEGEIDELLSECKILYKTISSQKNQISTLEENIEKMKNSLKDEKEELIKNFACTKCDSLAFQIVQLKRVIERYEKGQIGLEHVLSSQRYSNDKSDLGYSNFAKQTSNQTIFVKAKEQIPLDKSNKPKVVHQYNNRKRKKSYYKRKSYPPRYKSNFEPTCFYCGIKGHTPNACYVRNFSVAQGHYVWVKKGTNFEGPKAVWVPNKT